Proteins encoded together in one Borrelia turicatae 91E135 window:
- the bdr gene encoding Bdr family repetitive protein — MGLAQPVITQQMVIAELTKAGINRDIAIDLSYRYYKNELTYKDIEYLETTFNLKLEKVESLLQAEIQRVETTLKSDIRDLDTKINTVESNLNTKIDSVKNEVFLVRKDMEINRVELDNKLDKTASEFKSTSRLHNWMFGTLITLNIGIFLALMSLLAK, encoded by the coding sequence ATGGGACTTGCACAACCCGTTATTACTCAACAAATGGTTATAGCTGAACTTACTAAAGCTGGTATTAATAGAGATATTGCTATTGATTTATCTTATAGATATTATAAAAATGAACTGACTTATAAAGACATTGAGTATTTAGAGACTACTTTTAACCTTAAGCTTGAAAAAGTTGAATCTCTTTTACAAGCTGAGATTCAAAGGGTTGAGACAACCTTAAAATCTGATATTAGAGACCTGGATACCAAAATCAATACTGTTGAGAGTAATCTTAATACCAAGATTGATAGTGTTAAAAATGAGGTTTTTCTTGTTAGAAAAGATATGGAAATTAATAGGGTGGAGCTTGATAATAAACTTGATAAAACTGCATCTGAATTTAAGAGTACATCAAGACTACATAATTGGATGTTTGGTACCCTTATTACACTTAATATAGGAATATTCTTAGCATTAATGTCATTATTAGCAAAGTAA